A genomic stretch from Falco cherrug isolate bFalChe1 chromosome 1, bFalChe1.pri, whole genome shotgun sequence includes:
- the SSTR2 gene encoding somatostatin receptor type 2 codes for MELEYELPNATAFWFSPASPFDNFSVEAPTNGSQNATGQHFDLTSNAILTFIYFVVCIIGLCGNTLVIYVILRYAKMKTITNIYILNLAIADELFMLGLPFLAMQVALVHWPFGKAICRIVMTVDGINQFTSIFCLTVMSVDRYLAVVHPIKSAKWRRPRTAKMINMAVWGVSLVVIMPIMIYAGVQHNHGRSSCTIIWPGESGAWYTGFIIYAFILGFLVPLTIICLCYLFIIIKVKSSGIRVGSSKRKKSEKKVTRMVSIVVAVFIFCWLPFYIFNVSSVSVLIVPTPVLKGMFDFVVVLSYANSCANPILYAFLSDNFKKSFQNVLCLVKVSGMDEADRSDSKQDKSRLNETTETQRTLLNGDLQTSI; via the coding sequence ATGGAGCTGGAATACGAGCTGCCCAATGCCACCGCATTCTGGTTCTCCCCGGCTTCCCCCTTTGACAACTTCTCCGTGGAGGCACCCACCAACGGGTCACAGAATGCCACAGGCCAGCACTTTGACCTGACCAGCAATGCCATCCTCACCTTCATCTACTTCGTGGTTTGCATCATAGGGCTGTGTGGCAACACGCTGGTGATATATGTCATCCTTCGTTATGCCAAGATGAAGACCATCACCAATATCTACATCCTCAACCTGGCCATTGCAGATGAGCTGTTCATGCTCGGTCTGCCCTTCCTGGCCATGCAGGTCGCCCTGGTACACTGGCCCTTTGGCAAAGCCATCTGCAGAATTGTCATGACGGTGGATGGCATCAACCAGTTCACCAGTATCTTCTGCTTGACGGTTATGAGTGTTGACCGGTACCTGGCTGTCGTCCACCCCATTAAATCCGCCAAGTGGAGGCGGCCCAGGACAGCCAAAATGATCAACATGGCCGTTTGGGGTGTCTCCCTGGTGGTAATCATGCCCATCATGATTTATGCTGGAGTGCAGCATAATCACGGCAGGAGTAGCTGCACCATCATCTGGCCAGGAGAGTCAGGCGCCTGGTACACAGGCTTCATCATCTATGCCTTCATCCTGGGCTTCCTGGTGCCTCTCACTATTATCTGCCTTTGCTACTTGTTCATCATTATCAAAGTGAAGTCCTCAGGCATCCGCGTGGGTTCctccaagaggaaaaaatctgaGAAGAAAGTTACCAGGATGGTCTCCATTGTGGTTGCCGTCTTCATCTTCTGCTGGCTCCCCTTCTACATCTTTAacgtctcctcggtctctgtCCTGATCGTGCCCACACCCGTCCTCAAGGGCATGTTCGACTTTGTGGTGGTCCTCAGTTACGCCAACAGCTGTGCCAACCCCATCCTTTATGCCTTCTTGTCTGACAACTTCAAGAAGAGCTTTCAGAATGTCCTCTGCCTGGTGAAGGTCAGCGGCATGGATGAGGCGGACCGGAGCGACAGCAAGCAGGACAAATCCAGGCTCAATGAGACCACAGAAACCCAAAGGACCCTGCTCAATGGTGACCTGCAGACAAGCATCTGA